The DNA sequence AGagggaaactttgtgcttgaacagTCTAGGttcggtggttaggatttattgtaatgGCCAAACGGTGAAGTGAACCAGGCCCGCGTAGGCCACCTTAGCCATAATACAAGCTTTTACACGCTTTCAATCTTGTACGTTACACGCAGATATGaaaggaagtttctaccttgctatTACATACTTTGGCTTCTAAAAGCGTCGAGCCTAAAGGCTATTCCTACTCGGGAACTatcaagcccaagggccacctctatccgagcccaaagggctaccctcactcggggactgtcgtccgaaaTAAGTTCGAGCGGCTCGGGTCATCAAAACccggaggcacaaaacctattaggcagtgcctaaacctaaaaggctacggccaccctaaaaacggttcggagacgtccgaaacccGTAATCAAAATGTAAGGCCTTCAACAAACATGTTTAAAGGTTACCCTCGACAAAGGTATCGTCTAAAAACACTTAAGCATCTTGGGAAAACTTTCGGTCACTCCGAGTTTTCAAAAGTTTCAAGCAAAAATTGCATTGAGGTCAGGTTTTGTCCGGACCTCCGAAAAATAAATGACTTATTACTACGTTTGATTTCGTGCTAAGGCATTAGCAATATTTGCAATGATAAAAAGATGTTAAGATAGTAGAGACTTGAAATTGCCAAAAGGGAGAAATTTTACTCTTAATCTAAGTTGTTGGTTTGGCCATTTATTACGTCTTTTATTTGATTAATCTAACGTCAttgatcacttgtattgaattaatccacatatccttaaaatcgcatataaatttaattgttatccatttttaaggtAAACAGATGTATCTCGATTAGATGACTTTGGAACTTGAGTGACACAAAAGGATCCACTCAGACAAACTCGACCTATCTGGAAACTGGGCCTACAGCGTAAAGCTGGATCAACCGAAGTTCCTTACGAATAATGACACGCAAGCTTTTAATAGCTCAGCCAGTCACATATGGGTTTCTCCTCGGATCAGTTATCATTTAATTCGTTGTCCATAATAATCATCTTGTTTAATTTTTGGACTGCTAATATGAAAACCATATTTCGCAATaatacatacatacatgacctCATAAACTTATCCGATCCTTTTATTTTGACATCTAAATTAAGACTAATACCTATTATGTTAAACCAATCGATATCAACACTTTTTGCTAACATGACATGTAGCGTGTAATTAAGTAAGAAATGGGCGTGAAGTATCAAAAATTATAGTTTTCCTTATTTCTtatagaaaaaattatttttcaatacaCACAACCACCTCTACCGGGAAAGGGTTCTTAAAACAGCAAGCGAGGGGGTGGGGAGAAGATGTTGCCGTCGATGAAAGGGAAGAAGATGACCGGCAAAGTCATCTCTAACTAGATATTTGATCAAATTAACAAATAATCAAACGCCTTAAATTCATAGTGTAGCTGCTGGCTAAACATTTTTTTAGCTTAACCCCGATATCTTATTGGTATCAATATTTATAAATTTACAAGTTAAACCAATAATATTCAAAATCGAACTGACCAATAAGCAACCCTAATTGAGGTTCGAACCTGTCTATATTTTTTTCAGTGTACAATCTACTTGTATTTTCGGTGTACATAACTCCATATAGTTACAACCAAAAAAACGTTTCTTTTTCTCATCCCGAACCAATTTAAAAATGACGACAAAACTGAGTTGTCAAATACAGCAAAGAAAACAGTAGTCCTAGTTTATTGTCTCTGCAATATATGTTCTCATCCTTTAAGCCACCTTCAACTTCCTTTTCTttcctcttctttcttcttctactTATAATAACTTCCCAATCCCCAAACTATCAATAATTCTTGACCTTCCCCAATTTGTACTGTTCTCTGTTTTATTAGCCTATTAAAGGCCTTGTTTTTTAAGAGAAAATGGCGGATGAAAACGTTCATAAAGTGACAGATGCTTTGCCAGCCCCAATTACACCTCCGGCAGCCGGAGATGGAGAGAGCCAAGCACCGGGAATCGGCGCGGGAGTGTCCAACATCGTCAAAAGGTGGAAAAGAGAAGATAGGGTGAAGAGGGGTTCTTTACTTTTACATGGTCTTGCCTTGGTTTTTTCATTGATTGCTTTCATTGTCATGGCTAGCAATACTcatggtgattggaaagattttgATCGATATGAAGAATACAGGTATACACTTCGTTTGGACAATAatcataatattttttttctttgaattaaaaaataagtATAGGCAATATCAATTTGTTTTGATCAAGTTTTAGTCATGTTAGTATGTTTACTTTATATCCGATGTATTTTAAGAATCTTTTAGTTCCACTTGGAGGTTTATAAcagtagcaaaaaaaaaaaatctatacatatatatatatatatatatattgttatatatattttatttttacttttaattGTATATATTGCATAATACTGGAACTAAATGAGCTTAAATGGAGCGACATGGACAATGAGGATTCATATTGCCGATGCAACATGTTTGGGATCGAGACGTAGTAGTGATTTCTAATATCGGAAATTGAATTGGAATTTTGGGATGTGGTTACAACAGGTATGTGTTGGCTATTGCAATTCTGTCCACATTATATACAGGATTGCAAGTTCTGAGACAAgttcatgaactttcaactggcAAGGAATCATTCTCACGTCAAAAATTAGCTTTGCTAAGCTTCTTTGGTGATCAGGTTAGTGATTTTCTATATTTATATGAACAATTGAATTCAATAAACTTGAAAAGGGAAGAGTAGTTCTTGATTGAATTTTGATCTAAAATTTTACGGGAATTGCAGGTGGTAGCATACTTGTTATTATCAGCTGCATCATCTGCTGTGCCATTGACAAATAGGATGAGAGAAAATAATGACAACATATTCACAGATTCTTCAGTAGCAGCAATTAGTATGGAGTGCTTGGCATTCTTTGCTTTGGCTGTGTCAGCTCTTATTTCTGGATATAAGCTCTCAAATAAATCCCACATTTGATGAAATCTTAAAGACAGTCTGAGTCTGATTATTCTGCCTATGTTATACAGGGACGGATGCAGAGTTCCGTTACCGATTCATCTTAACTCAGTACTTGCGACGCGAAGCAtaaatttatgtgaaaaatgtaCTAACATTGTAACAAATGGTAGGTCTGAATCCACGACTTTAAAAATACAGTGAGTTCAATGCTAAGAACCTTAAAGGTTGAACCCATAtaatttaaatcctggatccgcctctgcgtTATTCGTTCTTTGTTTTCATTTTTCCCCCCATGTACATATGTATCAAAGCTACAGAGATATTGCCTGTTTGCTGAAAACCTGTATGTTAAAATTCAGAGTGTAAATTGATCTGTACATATATCAAAGCTACAGAGAGGTTATTCCCTCTCCCCATCTCATACTCTCTCTGTTTAGTTTGACtcgacacggagtttaagaaaataaaataagatttttgaaacttgtggtcttaaaaactTAAGGGGTTTTACCTTTGTGGGGCTATGACATTTGTGTgtttataaaagcttctcattaagggtaaaatggataaaatgaagagtttaaagttgaattatttctaattagtgtatcatctaaattgaaactgAGGGAGTAATATTTGTTAAACTTACTCCATTTACATATTGTTTGGTCTAGCATTGAGATATAGATTCATTTTTCTTTTGGAAATTAAAATAATAACTAGCTAGAAATTTCATTCAAATAATAAGTTGACAGAGAATTGCCGCAGAGAGAATTACTTTTGACCCTATAATAGAATGTAAATCAGTTAAAATGGAATGAGGGAACATTTAATTAGTATCTCAATTTTTCTCGTTCTCCGCCCGAGTCCGGTACCCACTTTGTGGCCCGACTAATTCGAAAATGTGCTAGAAGGTCTCACTTAAGATGGTAAAGCGCTATCTAGTAAAGGATATCCATTCCCAAGACTTGAAACCAAGACATTAGTAAAATGCTCTCTCCCAAAGAAGACTCCATTCCCAGGACTTGAACCCGAGACATCTGATCGAGGATGAAAGGTACTTATGATACCACCCTAACCTTTATGGTGGACGTCGGTTGGGTTGTTAATGATTACGACCATTCAATGGCATTTTTCCTCAATTCTTCCATAACATAAGGGGGCGAGCTTGCACACAAGCCGAATGACATAGGTGCACAAGAGTATTTTGCGCCACAACCATCTCCTTATTATAAGTTCTACGGACCGACGCCTGCTGCTTCATCTTGGTGCATAGTTTAACTAGCAAGTTGTGAGACTATACTTTCTGCTGTTCTTTTTCTCGAAAGATCGAGTGACGTTTTAAGGAAAGATGAAAGCTTCTTGTAGtaacttataattttttttaagtaGAAAGCAATAAACGATTCACAAAGCAGTTATTGAAACATGGTTTTCTCAATCTGTTCAATCCATCTCATAACATTTGTGACAAAATTGATCTAATGCCAGGGCAATGCTGAATGGCAAATGACT is a window from the Nicotiana tomentosiformis chromosome 10, ASM39032v3, whole genome shotgun sequence genome containing:
- the LOC104094875 gene encoding CASP-like protein 4B1, whose translation is MADENVHKVTDALPAPITPPAAGDGESQAPGIGAGVSNIVKRWKREDRVKRGSLLLHGLALVFSLIAFIVMASNTHGDWKDFDRYEEYRYVLAIAILSTLYTGLQVLRQVHELSTGKESFSRQKLALLSFFGDQVVAYLLLSAASSAVPLTNRMRENNDNIFTDSSVAAISMECLAFFALAVSALISGYKLSNKSHI